A window from Malassezia japonica chromosome 1, complete sequence encodes these proteins:
- a CDS encoding uncharacterized protein (EggNog:ENOG503NTWQ; COG:K), with amino-acid sequence MDADAIAQKRAARAAKKAQAGAAGTPVPPADHLIRKREWVPVRDAPDGGRRVRVVSWNMLAQCLVRRELFPGSDCLKNKDRFPGLAAELRAYDWDIGCFQEVDCIKEHADTLGKAGYAYHYERGYDNKLHGLMIAWRCSGDRPSFTYPVYKRVVYYDDARPLEIAARARGAPLDERGVPQADVYFAPDSAVGAEGAPHSATAVSRLTRNIACIVALPFAEGDGGVIVATTHLFWHPKYAYERVRQAAILMQELEAFRSDPEHADVASWPAILAGDLNDQPHSPTYTLLTGQGRTYVDELAQALGESRIVHTSVDEVRGMRSANYAVTVTEAGDEDRVLGRYRPPAKSELLTLEQILRMYELPAADGVGAMQSVYAAAHPRLVTDESKTFFSRRGTRSERYDIEKMPVPTDPRQLQSAEPMWTMYSSLFHLTLDYILLAPMRNTRNDYPPITALLRLHPEDTLQPGVPRKGVCSSDHVMLGVELVL; translated from the exons AtggacgccgacgcgatTGCCCagaagcgcgcggcgcgcgcggcgaaaAAAGCGCaggcaggcgcggcgggcacGCCTGTTCCGCCGGCAGACCATCTGATTCGGAAGCGCGAGTgggtgccggtgcgcgatgcgccggacggcgggcgccgcgtacgTGTCGTGAGCTGGAATATGCTGGCACAGTGCCtcgtccgccgcgagctcttTCCGGGCAGCGACTGCCTCAAGAACAAGGACCGCTTCCCCGGCCTGGCCgcggagctgcgcgcgtaCGACTGGGACATTGGGTGCTTCCAGGAAGTCGACTGCATCAAGGAACATGCCGATACCCTCGGCAAGGCCGGCTACGCGTACCACTACGAGCGCGGCTACGATAACAAGCTGCACGGCCTGATGATTGcatggcgctgcagcggcgaccGACCGTCGTTTACGTACCCTGTGTACAAGCGCGTCGTGTACTACGACGACGCACGCCCGCTCGAGAttgcggcacgcgcgcggggcgcgccgctcgacgagcgtggCGTGCCGCAGGCGGACGTGTACTTTGCACCGGACtcggcggtcggcgcggagggtgcgccgcactcTGCGACGGCCGTCTCGCGCCTGACGCGCAACATTGCCTgcatcgtcgcgctgcCGTTTGCCGAAGGCGACGGTGGCGTGATTGTCGCGACGACGCACCTGTTCTGGCATCCCAAGTACGCgtacgagcgcgtgcgccaggcggcgaTCCTCatgcaggagctcgaggcgttcCGCAGCGACCCCGAGCACGCGGACGTTGCGTCGTGGCCGGCGATCCTCGCGGGCGACCTGAACGACCAGCCGCACTCGCCGACGTACACGCTGCTCACCGGCCAGGGGCGCAcgtacgtcgacgagctcgcgcaggcctTGGGCGAGTCGCGCATCGTGCACACGTCCGTTGACGAGGTGCGTggcatgcgcagcgccaacTATGCGGTGACTGTAACAgaggccggcgacgaggaccgcgTCCTGGGCCGCTACCGCCCGCCGGCCAAGAGCGAGCTGCTGACCCTCGAGCAGATTCTGCGCATGTACGAGCTGCCCGCCGCGGACGGCGTCGGGGCGATGCAGAGCGTatacgccgccgcgcaccccCGGCTCGTCACGGACGAGTCCAAGACATTCTTTTCG cgacgcggcacgcgctcggaACGCTACGATATCGAGAAAATGCCGGTGCCGACCGACCCCCGCCAGCTGCagagcgccgagccgaTGTGGACGATGTACTCGTCGCTCTTTCACCTCACGCTCG ACTATATCCTCCTTGCACCGATGCGCAACACACGCAACGACTACCCGCCGATcacggcgctcctgcgcctgcacccCGAGGACACGTTGCAgccgggcgtgccgcgcaagggcgtctgcagctcggATCATGTgatgctcggcgtggagcTCGTGCTGTAG
- a CDS encoding uncharacterized protein (COG:L; EggNog:ENOG503NYM7; TransMembrane:2 (o423-442i486-504o)), whose amino-acid sequence MLRWRPLRRDVHEWIVAPKAGRCRIPAPEMGAALNVLIVSDPQVVGRGTYEDALWIFWEAARFFSDQYLRKVWRALQGSGLGASLTAAPPAADVVVMLGDMSDRGRWYTSKERWAALQVRWHTIFSGTHIVQGGGALGRRTAPSIPALVVPGNHDIGLPDAETGLHTAANKEAAAWFADMYAPHVDDAFRLANTTTPSWNARIPVSVDGATTTHELVLVNALDLVSMQPLLSEPFDAGGTRFAAAKARAPHTTHMIDLLDEEAKNHTQLPPRILFSHVPLSRGRDEHSCDVPWRTATHGVRRESHRAPVPGGDILQGGDLQRTYQNLVQPEVSEYVLGAVQPALLFSGDDHDHCEAVHHSWRFRTATHGSVPGFSVIDVPELTVKSISMLEGVRRPGYAWLQLSSTNTVPSMEYTPCLLPDQVALWLYLYVPLFLLTLVLGLHRSMHPAHSAQLLPSHESIPMERIGRDRRRRPVEAYAPSRLARLARVVAMVGVVPLPFWVALQH is encoded by the exons ATGCTCCGCTGGCGGCCGCtccggcgcgacgtgcacgaATGGATCGTAGCGCCCAAGG CCGGCCGCTGTCGCATCCCCGCGCCAGAGatgggcgcggcgctgaaCGTGCTCATCGTGTCCGATCCGCAGGTCGTGGGGCGCGGCACGTACGAGGACGCGCTGTGGATCTTTTGGGAAGCTGCGCGTTTCTTTTCGGACCAGTATCTTCGCAAGGTGTGGCGCGCATTGCAGGGgagcggcctcggcgcctcgctcacggcagcgccgccggccgccgacgtggTCGTGATGCTCGGCGACATGTCTGACCGCGGACGGTGGTACACGTCCAAGGAAAGATgggcggcgctccaggtGCGGTGGCATACCATCTTTTCCGGGACGCACATCGTGCAGGGCGGTGGagcgctcggcaggcgcactGCGCCGTCCATCCCCGCACTGGTCGTGCCCGGCAACCACGACATCGGCCTCCCGGACGCAGAGACCGGGCTGCATACGGCTGCGAACAAagaggccgccgcgtggTTCGCCGATATGTACGCACcgcacgtcgacgacgcctTCCGCCTCGCCAACACGACCACCCCCTCGTGGAATGCGCGCATTCCGGTGTCGGTCGACGGCGCAACGACGAcgcacgagctggtgctcgtcaatgcgctcgacctcgtgAGCATGCAACCGCTCCTTTCCGAGCCGTTTGACgcgggcggcacgcgcttTGCGGCGGCCAaagcacgcgcgccgcacaccACACACATGATCGATTTGTtggacgaggaggccaAGAACCACACGCAGCTCCCCCCACGCATCCTTTTTTCGCACGTCCCCCTCTCTCGgggccgcgacgagcactcgtgcgacgtgccgtggcgcacggcgacgcacggcgtgcgccgcgagtcGCACCGCGCCCCCGTGCCCGGCGGCGATATCCTGCAAGGCGGcgacctgcagcgcacgtACCAGAACCTGGTGCAGCCCGAGGTGTCCGAGTACGTGCTTGGCGCCGTGCAGCCCGCGCTGCTCTTTTccggcgacgaccacgaccactgcgaggcggtgcaccACTCGTGGCGCTTCcgcaccgcgacgcacggcAGCGTGCCCGGCTTTAGCGTGATCGACGTCCCGGAGCTCACGGTCAAGTCGATCTCGATGCTcgagggcgtgcgccgcccgggCTACGCATGGCTGCAGCTGTCGTCGACCAACACCGTGCCGTCGATGGAGTATACCCCGTGCCTGCTGCCCGACCAGGTGGCGCTGTGGCTCTACCTCTACGTCCCTCTTTTCCTGCTCACGCTCGTGCTGGGCCTGCACCGGAGCATGCACCCCGCGCATagcgcgcagctcctcccGAGCCACGAGTCGATTCCGATGGAGCGCATCGggcgcgaccgacgccggcggccaGTCGAGGCGTACGCCCCGTcgcgtctcgcgcgtctcgcgcgcgtcgtcgcgatGGTCGGCGTAGTGCCCCTCCCGTTCTGGGTCGCACTGCAGCACTAG
- a CDS encoding uncharacterized protein (COG:O; EggNog:ENOG503NZ27): MGDREALLEMGFEQDRVDWALQETKSSGMQAALDHLEAHQDEPMPENWREASEAPASEAPKSIRCRECDKVFRDMDLAMYHADKSGHDDFEESTEEIQPLTEEEKQQRLAELRHKLQEKRAANASKDADERRANEQIRRKAGQDAGAAREELERKERIKEAERKRREKADDIAAKARVKAQIEEDKRARAEKAAREKALREGTPLPGAAPQGAPAPPPTASVPRANAGTEARLRVRAPGGQWMGTLPADATLADLEKAVLADGKGGDASALQFSSTFPRRTFGAAERQETLKALGLVPNAALDASSA; encoded by the exons ATGGGGGACCGCGAAGCAT tgcTGGAAATGGGATTTGAGCAGGACCGCGTCGACTGGGCGCTCCAGGAGACCAAGTCTTCTGGGatgcaggccgcgctcgaccacctcgaggcgcaccagGACGAGCCGATGCCGGAAAACTGGCGCGAagcgagcgaggcgccggcctcggAGGCGCCCAAG TCCATCCGCTGCCGCGAGTGCGACAAGGTGTTCCGCGACATGGACCTCGCGATGTACCATGCGGACAAGTCGGGCCACGACGACTTTGAAGAGAGCACCGAGGAGATCCAGCCGCTGaccgaggaggagaagcagcagcgcctcgccgagc TGCGCCACAAGCTGCAGGAGAAGCGCGCAGCGAACGCGTCAAaggacgccgacgagcgccgcgccaacGAGCAGATCCGCCGCAAGGCCGGCCaggacgccggcgccgcgcgcgaggagctcgagcgcaagg AGCGCATCAAGGAGgcggagcgcaagcgccgcgaaaAGGCCGATGACATTgccgccaaggcgcgcgtcaAGGCCCAGATCGAGGAGGacaagcgcgcgcgcgcagaaaaggcggcgcgcgaaaaggcgctgcgcgagggcacgccgctccccggcgcggcgccccagggcgcgcccgcgccgccgcccaccGCGTCCGTGCCCCGCGCGAATGCGGGCACGGAGGCGCGTCTCCGCGTCcgtgcgccgggcggccAGTGGATGGGCACGCTGCCCGccgacgcgacgctcgccgacctcgaaAAGGCGGTGCTTGCGGATGGCAAGGGCGGCGATGCGTCCGCGCTGCAGTTTTCGTCGACCTTTCCCCGGCGCACCTttggcgcggccgagcgccaagaGACGCTCAAGGCGCTGGGGCTCGTGCCGAACGCGGCCCTGGATGCGAGTAGTGCGTAG
- the CAC2 gene encoding Chromatin assembly factor 1 subunit (COG:B; COG:L; EggNog:ENOG503NXAC; BUSCO:EOG092611HB), with protein MVRCVTFEIRWHDTLPIYSCDFQSIAPVRLAKVLDHNLGQAAGLPPGHDLAGDGSEAQNEHQAPILAGGQSWRLATAGGDNNVRIWTIHPNIPSPAALAAAGASGTPVHPPRAEYAATLSRHTGVVNVVRFSPAGDVLASAGDDGTVLFWVRSDQMRPSFGESQFGADGEALYEKESWRVRIMTRATSQELYDMAWSPDGESVLVGGTDFAARIINAADGTVTREISEHQHYVQGVAWDPLNQFLATQSSDRAVHLYNLVRGHNDTIRDVQIASRHAKVDVASSDKDERASESDAKPSTRESTPMPAPSPAPTDSTHAQSLGAPPTPSRSPSAASGRSASPAPLPSIRAPPSPRERMLGAPTAPGASALKLYGDDRYSSFFRRLAFSPDGALLATPTGQYAPPSASEQRAGQSSAVYLYGRGNFARSHAPIAALPGHKSVTLVVRFSPILYRLRHRAEAAPPMPDVPLEPGHVREASLATAAATSAFSLPYRMVYAIATQESVWVYDTQQAAPLCCFSNLHYASFTDLSWSPDGQLLMMSSSDGYCSVAVFDYNELGRPYNYTLQPSLRRAPRAEASIPQEAEHAGHAASHAASAPAPQAAQPAAQPSAEPSHAPPTELEAKKKKRRVALTFEGPLQS; from the exons ATGGTGCGCTGTGTGACGTTTGAGATCCGATGGCACGACACGCTGCCCATCTACTCGTGTGACTTTCAGTCGATTGCGCCTGTGCGCCTTGCGAAAGTGCTGGACCATAATCTCGGCCAAG CCGCTGGACTGCCGCCCGGACACGACTTGGCTGGCGACGggagcgaggcgcagaaCGAGCACCAAGCGCCGATTCTCGCTGGTGGCCAGAGCTGGCGGCTAGCTACGGCCGGTGGCGATAATAATGTCCGC ATTTGGACGATCCATCCGAATATCCCCTCGCCCGCGGCCcttgccgcggccggcgcgtcgggcacGCCGGTGCATCCCCCCCGGGCGGAGTACGCGGCGACGCTCTCGCGGCATACTGGTGTCGTGAACGTCGTGCGCTTCTCGCCGGCTGGCGACGTGCTTGCGtcggcgggcgacgacggcacCGTCCTGTTCTgggtgcgcagcgaccaAATGCGCCCGTCGTTTGGCGAGAGCCAGTTTGGCGCCgatggcgaggcgctgtaCGAGAAGGAGTcgtggcgcgtgcggaTCATGACGCGTGCCACGTCGCAGGAGCTGTATGATATGGCATGGAGCCCCGACGGGGAATCGGTCCTTGTCGGCGGCACCGActttgcggcgcgcatcaTCAACGCGGCCGACGGGACCGTCACGCGCGAGATTTCCGAGCACCAGCACTATGTGCAAGGCGTGGCATGGGACCCCCTGAACCAGTTCCTCGCGACGCAGAGCAGCGAccgcgcggtgcacctCTACAACCTCGTGCGAGGACACAATGACACGATCCGCGACGTGCAGATCGCGAGCCGGCACGCCAAGGTCGATGTCGCGAGCAGCGACAAGGACGAGCGTGCGTCAGAGAGCGACGCGAAGCCGTCGACACGCGAAAGCACGCCGATGCcagcgccgtcgccggcgccgaccgattcgacgcacgcgcagtcgctcggcgcgccgccgacgccgtcgcgctcgccgtcggccgcctcggggCGGTCCGCATCGCCCGCGCCCTTGCCGTCgatccgtgcgccgccgtcgccccGCGAGCGTATGCtgggcgcgccgaccgcgccgggcgcgtcggcgctgaAGCTGTATGGCGACGACCGCTACAGCAGTTTCttccgccgcctcgccttttcgccggacggcgcgctgcttgcgacGCCCACCGGGCagtacgcgccgccgagcgcgagcgagcagcgtgcggggcaatcgagcgccgtgtaCTTGTACGGCCGCGGGAACTTTGCAcgctcgcacgcgccgatcgccgcgctgcccggGCACAAGTCGGTGACGCTTGTCGTGCGCTTTTCGCCGATCCTGTACCGCCTgcggcaccgcgccgaggccgcgccgccgatgcccgacgtgccgctcgagcccGGGCATGTGCGCGAAGCGAGCCttgcgacggcggcggcgacgagcgcgtttTCGCTGCCGTACCGCATGGTCTATGCCATTGCAACGCAAGAGAGTGTGTGGGTCTATGACACACAGCAggctgcgccgctgtgCTGCTTTAGCAACCTGCACTATGCGTCCTTTACGGACCTGTCGTGGTCCCCCGACGGCCAGCTGCTGATGATGTCGTCCTCCGACGGGTACTGCTCCGTGGCCGTCTTTGACTACAACGAGCTGGGCCGGCCATACAACTACACGCTGCAGCcatcgctgcgccgcgccccgcgtgccgaggcgtcGATACCCCAAGAAGCAGAGCACGCTGGCCACGCCGCGAgccacgccgcgagcgcgccggcgccgcaggctgCACAGCCGGCAGCGCAGCCTTCCGCCGAACCCAGCCACGCACCCcccaccgagctcgaggccaagaagaaaaagcgccgcgtcgcgcttaCCTTTGAAGGCCCCCTCCAGTCGTAG
- a CDS encoding uncharacterized protein (COG:Q; EggNog:ENOG503P0IG): MNATVYTECFPPAPTWSIDDMPNQTGRVVIVTGGNSGIGLETVRALLRKGAKVYMAARNEAKARNAFVKLREDTATAAGAVDFLHLDLASFRSIEQFVRDFQRREERLDLLFNNAGLLVPKDNGEKTSEGYEIHMGANGLGVYYLTQLLIPFLKMSYSLNPARPPRVCFTSSLGHRAAPKCGFDPSDPSGANIRFRMLPREVQAYANSKMANLLSARKMHRTYGKDGIIFNACNPGNIKSALTRDVSGPSVLLLNHVVNPYFLHAPELGALTQLYANTSLEAGEDGGVYYIPWARRGESVPAGNSTEAQDKLAAYFDAQIAQHARPV; encoded by the exons ATGAATGCTACGGTATACACAGAGTGCTTTCC CCCTGCGCCAACATGGTCCATTGACGATATGCCGAACCAGACGGGCCGC GTCGTGATCGTGACGGGCGGCAACTCGGGCATCGGCCTCGAGACCGTGCGGGCGCTGCTCCGCAAGGGCGCCAAGGTGTACATGGCTGCGCGCAACGAGGCCAAGGCACGCAATGCGTTTgtcaagctgcgcgaggacacggcgacggccgccggcgcggtcgACTTCCTCCACCTGGACCTGGCGAGTTTCCGGAGTATCGAGCAGTTTGTGCGCGACTTTCAGCGCCGCGAAGAGCGTCTCGACCTTCTCTTTAATAACGCAGGGCTCTTGGTGCCGAAGGACAATGGCGAAAAGACGTCCGAAGGCTACGAGATCCACATGGGCGCAaacggcctcggcgtgtACTATCTCACGCAGCTGCTGATCCCCTTTCTCAAGATGTCGTACAGCCTGAACCCCGCGCGCCCCCCGCGCGTATGCTTCACGTCGAGCCTtgggcaccgcgccgcaccaAAGTGCGGCTTTGATCCGTCGGATCCCAGCGGCGCCAACATCCGCTTCCGCATGCTCccgcgcgaggtgcaggcATACGCGAACAGCAAGATGGCCAACCTGCTCT cggcgcgcaagaTGCACCGCACCTACGGCAAGGACGGTATTATTTT CAACGCGTGTAACCCCGGCAACATTAAATCAGCCctcacgcgcgacgtgtcCGGCCCGTCGGTTTTGCTCCTGAACCATGTCGTGAACCCCTACTTTTTgcacgcgcccgagctcggcgcactGACGCAGCTCTACGCAAATACCTCGCTGGAAGCCGGCGAGGACGGCGGCGTGTACTACATTCCgtgggcgcgccgcggcgagtcgGTTCCTGCGGGAAACAGCACCGAGGCACAGGACAAAC TGGCCGCCTACTTTGACGCACAGATTGCGCAACACGCCCGCCCTGTTTAA
- a CDS encoding uncharacterized protein (COG:Q; EggNog:ENOG503P0IG) yields MLTALFPPPATWDPEQGIPDQSGRVAIVTGGNTGIGYLTVYWLLKKNAKVYLAARSEGRAREAIQKLEAENLPGSVEWLKLDLADLNSVKAFATAFQGKEKRLDLLFNNGGVMYPRLMPDTVDGYEMHLGTNGLGHHYLTKLLLPTLLATQKVSPSNPPRVCFTSSLAHRFASAEGFKPEDPTGLGSRPFYLSPASRAYGTSKLVNILSANKFQRQYGPEGLVFTSVHPGILYTELMRDWNPLFGVTQLIQSYLFYPASMGCLTQLFANTAPEAAKKGGSYFVPWAREAEPMPIAHDKANQDAFDAWVDVQVAKHVK; encoded by the exons ATGCTGACTGCGCTTTTCCC CCCGCCCGCTACGTGGGACCCTGAGCAGGGTATCCCCGACCAATCTGGACGT GTTGCGATTGTCACTGGCGGCAACACCGGTATCGGCTATCTGACAGTGTACTGGCTCCTCAAGAAGAATGCCAAGGTGTacctcgctgcgcgcagcgaaggccgcgcgcgcgaggcgatccagaagctcgaggcggagaaCCTGCCTGGTTCGGTCGAGTGGCTGAAGCTCGACCTTGCCGACCTGAACAGCGTCAAAGCGTTCGCGACCGCTTTCCAGGGCAAGGagaagcgcctcgacctcttGTTTAACAATGGCGGTGTGATGTATCCCAGGCTCATGCCGGACACGGTCGATGGGTACGAGATGCACCTGGGCACAAACGGCCTTGGTCACCACTACCTCACCAAGCTCCTGCTGCCGACGCTGCTCGCCACGCAGAAGGTTTCGCCGTCGAACCCGCCGCGCGTGTGCTTCACGTCGAGTCTCGCACACCGCTTCGCCTCCGCCGAGGGCTTCAAGCCCGAGGACCCGACTGGGCTAGGCTCGCGGCCCTTTTATCTCTCccccgcctcgcgcgcgtacgGCACGAGCAAGCTGGTCAACATCCTCTCGGCCAACAAGTTCCAGCGCCAGTACGGACCCGAGGGTCTCGTCTTTACCTCGGTCCACCCGGGCATTCTGTACACCGAGCTGATGCGCGACTGGAACCCGCTGTTTGGCGTGACGCAGCTTATCCAGTCCTACCTCTTCTACCCCGCTTCCATGGGCTGCCTGACGCAGCTCTTTGCCAACACGGCTCCGGAAGCCGCCAAGAAGGGCGGCAGCTACTTTGTGCCGTGGGCGCGTGAGGCCGAGCCGATGCCTATTGCGCACGACAAGGCGAACCAGGATGCTT TCGATGCCTGGGTCGACGTGCAGGTTGCCAAGCACGTCAAATAG
- a CDS encoding uncharacterized protein (COG:Q; EggNog:ENOG503PJYU) → MLSFVFPPPCEWDPAKDMPDQTGRVAIVTGGNSGIGFEIARWLLRKNAKVYIASRSEQRANVAIKKFKEEGLPGDAIYMTLDLGSLVSIKKFVISFLAREQRLDLLFNNGGITNLDLHATTVDGYETNMGINALGPHYLTQQLIPALVASYRTTPENPPRVCFTSSLLHRGASAKGFDPEDPSGLKAPRPFGLAPQMRAYGSSKFANILSVKKLDRQYGPDGIVFTAVHPGGLRTGILKDSPGLFGAALRLTSQLFFYPQEMGALTPLYAGTAPETAKKGGRYFASWAREVEPMTLTEHEGIQDALSKHT, encoded by the exons ATGCTGTCGTTTGTGTTTCC GCCTCCGTGCGAATGGGATCCGGCCAAGGACATGCCTGACCAGACCGGCCGT GTCGCCATTGTGACAGGAGGGAACTCGGGTATTGGGTTTGAGATCGCGCGGTGGCTTTTGCGGAAGAATGCCAAGGTATACATTGCGTCCCGCAGCGAGCAACGTGCCAACGTCGCCATCAAGAAGTTTAAGGAGGAGGGCCTGCCTGGCGATGCCATTTACATGACCCTGGACCTCGGGAGCCTGGTGAGCATCAAGAAGTTTGTTATTAGCTTCTTGGcccgcgagcagcgcctcgaccttCTCTTCAATAATGGCGGCATTACGAATTTGGAC CTCCACGCTACGACAGTCGATGGTTACGAAACGAATATGGGAATCAATGCTCTGGGGCCGCACTATCTCACGCAGCAGTTAATTCCGGCGCTGGTTGCTTCCTACAGAACCACGCCAGAAAACCCCCCTCGGGTATGCTTTACGTCCAGCCTGTtgcaccgcggcgcgtcagCCAAGGGCTTTGACCCCGAGGACCCCTCGGGCCTCAAGGCACCGCGTCCCTTTGGGCTGGCGCCCCAAATGCGCGCGTACGGTTCGAGCAAATTTGCCAACATCCTCTCGGTCAAGAAGCTGGACCGCCAGTACGGCCCCGACGGCATTGTCTTTACCGCTGTGCACCCCGGTGGGCTGCGTACGGGAATCTTGAAGGACAGTCCGGGCCTGTTTGGCGCCGCGCTACGACTCACGTCCCAGCTCTTTTTCTACCCGCAGGAAATGGGCGCACTGACGCCGCTCTACGCAGGCACCGCCCCCGAGACGGCGAAAAAGGGCGGACGCTACTTTGCCTCGtgggcgcgcgaggtggaGCCCATGACGCTGACAGAGCACGAAGGGATCCAAGATGCAT TGTCCAAGCACACGTAA